The DNA sequence CCATTTCTTGCTACACCAACGACATGAATATGTCTAGTAGTTTTATCAGCTATGATACAGTGAGTGGGTGAAAATTATACATCACAGTTACCAACAATAATTAATCTTTGCACAGATAAAAGATTATGTCTAAAAGTAGGAACTACCAAGACATTATCGAGCAACAGAGTAGGGGCTAAGAACAGCTGACCTTTTTTGCTTATAACAACCTTGTCTCCAGTTGGTAAGTTTATGCTTTAAGAACCAAGCAATAGAGAAGTGTTGATCAAGGCTGGACCATGAGGAGTCATATGGTCTGAGGCTCCAGAATCAACGATCCACTCAGTTGAAACACCGACAGCATGACAGCTCGAGATCATTCCTGAGAAATGAAAATCAATTTCTTCATCCGTGTCAGAATTCTTAGTCTGTTGTGCTAGCTGAGGCATCCATTTTGCTAGCTGCTCAAGTTGTTCTGGTGTAAAAACTGAAGATGCCTCCGAAGTTTGAGCATTAGAAGCAAATCTGGGGTTGTTCTTCGAAGTGTTTCCCCATCTGTTTGCAGTGAAATTCTTATTAGGACCTTGAGGACCTTGTTGCGGCCTGTTGGACTTTGGGTGCCACCGTGGATAGCCAATCACTTTTCAGCATTTTTCAGAGAGATGTCCCTTCATACCACAAACATTACAAGCCACTCCCCCCACATTTCTTTCTTGTTGAGTTTTGGTGAACATGGCCATAACATCAGTTCTGGGTTTGTCAAGATCTAGCAGTAAGCGTTGAGCCTCTTCTTATTCTAAGGCGGAGCAAGCAGTTTCCACAGTGGGTAATGGAGTCTTTAGTAGTAGTTGACTCCTCTGACTATTATATTGTTCATCTAATCCATTCAAGAACTGAAAAAGACGTGCTTCTTCTTTCTGTAGATTGATGGCTTCTAGGAGTTTAACCACATCAGTAGCAGGGTTTGAAACAGAAGGGAGCATGTTTAGAGAATCAAGCTCCTCCCAAATCGCTTTCATAGCAGTGTAATATTCAGTCATAGATGTGGACTTTTGTTTCATGTCATATAGATCTCGTGATAGTTTGTATTTTCTACTGCCATTTGTTAAGGAAAACCTCTTTTCAAGATTCTCCCAAATCTCTTTTGCAGATGCCATATACATGACAGGGCTTTTGATGGTTGGTGAAACATTTACAGTCAACCAAGCTATCACCATGTTGTTTGCTGTTTCCCACATCTCAGCCTTCACAGGGTCATCAATAGGTAACGTTGTTGTACCATTAACAAAACCCAGTTTTCTTTTGGACGTCAAATTGATCTCCATTGAACGCCGCCAAGCTCTATAATCAGACGATCCATAGAGTTTATCGACCTGAATATAATTATCATTTTCGGATGGATGGAGAAATAAAAGGCGTCATCATTTCTTGATAGGTGAGTCTGGCACCAGCCATGAAAAACAGAGTTTATGAGCAAGCTTTATAATATTCTTCCGTGTGTTGGCTCTAATACCATGAAAACAAGCTATATAAAAGCTTGAAATAAAGAAGACAACACAGAGAATATTGAGAGAAAAACCCTTATCCCAAAATGATGGATAGGTTCAAAATGATTGCTCTGAGTCTAGCAGCTGGGGGATGGTCACTTAATAGTTTGTTACAAATAACAGCTAGGAATGACACATAGCCACGTAACTTATTACAGTCCAGACAAATAGAAAGATGGTCCAGCTTACTAATGAGACAAAAGATAAATTGAACAAGTAAATTATGTTAAATGCTTTATTTATTTCTTCACAGAAGGAGTACGAATAAATCGTGAAACCTCCGGACCTCCAGGTTTACCAAACCCGTGATCTTTATGAGTCATGGTTTTAAGATCATAATGCTTGTAACGTTATCACTCTCCGAGTGAACCGACTCTACTACAAGTGTTCCATCCTTTGTAATGTCTAAAGGATACCCAAgctgttcaagtacgaatatgAAAGACAGAGTCCAGGAAACTACACCTTTTTCTTACTTCATCGACATTACATAATAAGGATAGCTAGCTACCCCTTTATCAGACAGCAGCGAGCCTCTATAACAAAGAGCAAGTGAATTCTCAAACTTGAATAGTTTAAACGGGGAAACCTCTCCCAAACTATCGGGAACATCATCCGACACTTTAAATTCCCTAAACAGCTCAGTATCAAAATCAAAAGACACCACCCTGAATTCTTCATCACTAAAAGCAGGGTAAATAGCGGCATTTTAAAATTCCAACCAGTAATAACAACCATCGACATAAACTCCATATCCATGAACAAGTCTACGAACTCCAGGATTTTTCAACTTTCTCCACGCATGATTCCTAAAACTAAAAACCTCAACCTTGGGAACCACCTCTCCGCAAACATACACAATCCTAACAACTTTATAATCATCACTAAGTTTATCATATCCCATCCCAGCTACACAATAACTCCTACGACAGTCATCCAAAACCTCAGTTTTGGATTCGTCTGTTCTTCACCCTTGCTGACATTTTTGTTTGATTAGGGTTTTGGAAGTACAATACAACAGAGAAGAAGAGTGTGCACCAGCAAGCAATGTTATGAAAAGCGCATTAAGCGGCCGCTTAAGCGGCCGCTTAAGCGGAGTCGGGGGTCCAACCGCCTCGATTAGTTCAAAATCGGGCTTCTAAACGTTTAGTACTGGTTAGGCGGTCAAAGCCCGCTTAAGCGGGTGTTTGACCGATTAAGCATTAATTAAGCGGGGGTTAAATcaactaaaaaaataaaaaacaaacaCGGTActttcttgtttctatttcaaaGTTAGGTCTTAGAGTTCAGAATCAAAAAGAAAGAGGAGAAGAGGCGCTAGGGTTCCATTCTTCAGGTTTGTCTCATATCTTTAGGT is a window from the Apium graveolens cultivar Ventura chromosome 1, ASM990537v1, whole genome shotgun sequence genome containing:
- the LOC141711264 gene encoding uncharacterized protein LOC141711264; this translates as MGYDKLSDDYKVVRIVYVCGEVVPKVEVFSFRNHAWRKLKNPGVRRLVHGYGVYVDGCYYWEFKVSDDVPDSLGEVSPFKLFKFENSLALCYRGSLLSDKGLGYPLDITKDGTLVVESVHSESDNVDKLYGSSDYRAWRRSMEINLTSKRKLGFVNGTTTLPIDDPVKAEMWETANNMVIAWLTVNVSPTIKSPVMYMASAKEIWENLEKRFSLTNGSRKYKLSRDLYDMKQKSTSMTEYYTAMKAIWEELDSLNMLPSVSNPATDVVKLLEAINLQKEEARLFQFLNGLDEQYNMIGYPRWHPKSNRPQQGPQGPNKNFTANRWGNTSKNNPRFASNAQTSEASSVFTPEQLEQLAKWMPQLAQQTKNSDTDEEIDFHFSGMISSCHAVGVSTEWIVDSGASDHMTPHGPALINTSLLLADKTTRHIHVVGVARNGLYYVDTAALKLQIGMSVVNSATTASDGDLALWPQQNVRAERKHRHILEVARAIRFHAGLPLYLWGPCVLTAVHIINKLPTVVLKNKSPYELLYNTVPEYDNLRIFGCLAFAYNPTPPTDKFDHRGVPCVFLGYPASTKGYKLMNLLTKKEFTSRDVIFQESIFYFHKNSSNHYMSPTPPSMPTQPTTDMIDDFNLVDLSDNDPDNSPNTSDADNSPISSSISIPTVSPVPIRKSMRTHKQPTWMQDFHTNNATYSVSNLAFTTVDPTFECFMFVVISKPDPILFKEAVKEEHWVKAMNIELNALELNNIWDIVTLPQGKKAIGSKWIYKTKFKPNGEVEKHKARLVILGYYQKPGVDFNETFAPVAKLTTVRTILAVASIQGWFTHQMDVSNAFLHGELSETIFMKLPKGYMK